TGGATATCGACTTTGTGTTGCACGGCGAAACCGGTCCAGCCTCTCGATGGGCTATTAATGCGATGCCGGGCGAATCAATCCAGATTCGCGCGCCGGATCGACGCTTCTCGGCGCAGGATGCTGGCGGTTTCGAATGGAAGCCGCCACAGGCGCTCAAGCAATTGCTACTGGTTGCTGATGGCACGGCGTTACCCGCCGCACTGGGGATTCTCGATGAACTGGCGACCATGGCCCAGCCACCGGTCACCCAGGCATTTTTTGAAATCGACAGTTGCGAAGACGCATTGCCAGTGCCTGAATGGCCCGGGCTTTCGGTTGAATGGTTGATTCGCGATCACGCTGATGCAGGATTATTGATGGTCGAAGCCATCCAGCGGGCCGACCTGCCGACGTCGGCGTCAAAATCTTGCGAAGTGCTGGAGCTGGAGGAGGTCAATGTTGATGAGGAGATCCTCTGGGAAACCTCCGAATCGGCCAATGACGGCTTCTACGGCTGGATCGCCGGCGAGACAGTGGCCGTCATGAGCTTGCGCAAATACCTGATCCAGGAGCGCGGCATTCCCCGCGAGTCGCTGAACCTGATGGGTTATTGGCGCTACAACAAGGTCGGCAGCTGATACAAAAAAAGGCCTCGGGTTTTAAACGCCCGAGGCCTTTCTGCGTTTAGCATTCGCTCAGCCGCAGGCTTTCATGTCCACTGGGCCGACAAACTCGTTGCCGCGCCCCATCACACACGCCACGCTCTGATTGCGCTGGCGTTCCCAGGTTTGCACTGGATAGGTCTTGTTCCAGGCCTCATACAATTGGCGATCCTGTTTCGACAGGCGCAAACCGTACTGCTTGCTCATGTAGAAATAAGTCCGGGCGATCATCCCGCGAATCGAAGGGCGGGGCATGACCTTCTTCGCTTTGAAGTCGACTTGGGTCAGGCACGAACCGTATTGCCCTGTTTGCACCGGCAGCCAGCCAAAACTGAAATTGCTCCGATCACCATTTACCTCGCCAATGCTCGGCACCAGGTTGTGCAAGTCAGCCTCGGCTTTCTTGTAAACCGGATCGTAGCGCGTGCAGTTCTTGCGCCCGCCCGACTGCCAGCATTGGCGCTGATGGCCGATCTGCCACGCCGGAACAATGTGTTCCCACTCGATACGCGCGGCACGCTTGGCGCTTTTGCGCGGCACGTAGCCACATGCCGCCAGGTCGACCTTGTTGCCGGTGTATTTGCAGCCGCAATAAAACTCGGTGGACTGTGGGGCGTAGAGCTTCCAGGCGACTTTCTTCGCTTCGCTGAAAGTACGTGGCGCAGCCGCCTGGGCGCCCAGGGCGATGAACATAAACAAAAACGCAAAACAACGGACACTCATTGACTCAATCTTCCTTCGGCACAACCCAGAAAATCTGCACGCCGCCATCGTCGCGGTAAGCGAGGGTGACGTTATCGTTCTCGTCGATTTCTTCGAGCAGGCGTTCCCATTCGTCCACCGGTTCGTCCGGCAAACGGAAGATCAGCGCGGCTTTGGATTTTTGCGCGGTGGGGGAATTGATGATTTTCTGAACGCGCAAACCCATGCGTTCAAAGGAGTCAGGAGAGGCAGAAGGGGTGGCCACGGAATTATCCTTATTAAGCTGTACGTGCATACAGTATTTAACTGTAAGCATTTTCGCAACTGCTTAAAATTCAAGAAAATCCTCTGACAGCCGTTTTACCCGTTTGGTGTAGGACGGTTCGAATTTATTTGTAGGGGGCGCCGCTTGCCAGAGTAGGCAAACGGCGTAAGCAGTGCCCGACCGGAATCGGTCGGGCGAGGGTCGATCAGTATTCCCAGAACATCCGTTGCAGTTCTTTGCTGTCGTTGGTCTTGGTCAGCGCGACCATGGCCAGAATGCGGGCCTTCTGCGGGTTCAGGTCATGTGCGACGACCCAGTCGTTTTTGTCGTCAGGCTGTTCAGCGTTACGCAGAACGAAACCGCCGGCATTGACGTGGGACGAACGAATGATTTGCACGCCGTCCTTGCGCAGGGCTTGCAGGGTCGGAACTACACGTGAAGACACCGAGCCGTTGCCGGTACCGGCGTGGATGATCGCTTTGGCACCCGATTGCGCCAATGCTTTGTAGGCAGTGTCGCTGACGTTACCGTAGGAATAGGCGATTTCTACGTCAGGCAGGCTCTTGATGGTTTTGATGTCGAATTCCGAATCCATCGTGTGACGCTTGGCTGGCAAGCGGAACCAGTAGGATTTGCCTTCAACGACCATGCCCAGCGGGCCCCAGGCACTTTTAAACGCCTCGGTTTTGATGTTGATCATTTTGCTCACGTCACGACCGGACTGGATTTCGTCGTTCATCGTCACCAGTACGCCTTTGCCGCGCGATTCTTTGCTGCTGGCCACGGCCACGGCGTTGTACAGGTTGAGCATGCCGTCGGCGGACATCGCAGTGCCCGGGCGCATGGAGCCAACCACGACGATCGGCTTGTCGGTTTTTTCCACCAGGTTCAGGAAGTAAGCGGTTTCTTCCAGGGTGTCGGTGCCGTGAGTGATGACGATGCCATCGACGTCTTCGCTGTCCGCCAGTTCCGCAACGCGGCGGCCGAGTTGCAGCAGGTTGTCGTTGGTGATGCTTTCAGAGGCGATCTGCATGACTTGTTCGCCACGCACGTTGGCCAATTGGCTGAGCTCAGGCACGCCGGCGATCAATTGTTCGATACCGACCTTGGCCGCCTGGTAGGTCGCACTGTTCGCCGCGCTGGCACCAGCACCGGCGATGGTGCCGCCGGTGGCCAGGACCACGACATTTGCCAGTTTCTGTTGAGTTTGAGCTTCTTTCGCCTGAACGGCGGTCGGCAGGAGCAGCAGGAGGGCCAAAGCGCCCGGAATAAAAGTGTTGAAAGCAGATTTCATTATTTTCTCTCTAGTAGTGACGGTGCTGATGCAGTTCATCTAGATACGCCCGGCAGATCTGAACGCCTGGGTATGCGAAATGGAGCAGGATCTGTACCAGCCTGACTTTGAACGAGAAAAACTTTTAACCTGATGATTTATATCAATATTTATGTAGAGAGCAGGATTGGTTAAACGCGCCGTTGTCCGGGTTTCCGAACATGTGGAGCGTTTGTGTTCGGCCCACCGAAAAGCCCTACGGATTATGTCGAATTAGTCCACTTGCCGGATTGCAAACCTGTGCTAAAGAAACTCGCGCGCAGGTCGATGACCCTTCAAAGGATATTTTTCTGTGGAGCTCGCATGTCGTTATCAGTAGGTTTTCCCAACGCCGCAGGCGTCACCATTGGTGGCAAATCAGCCGCGACGATCCGCGCGTTGAATGACGCCACGACCGA
The window above is part of the Pseudomonas prosekii genome. Proteins encoded here:
- a CDS encoding asparaginase, producing the protein MKSAFNTFIPGALALLLLLPTAVQAKEAQTQQKLANVVVLATGGTIAGAGASAANSATYQAAKVGIEQLIAGVPELSQLANVRGEQVMQIASESITNDNLLQLGRRVAELADSEDVDGIVITHGTDTLEETAYFLNLVEKTDKPIVVVGSMRPGTAMSADGMLNLYNAVAVASSKESRGKGVLVTMNDEIQSGRDVSKMINIKTEAFKSAWGPLGMVVEGKSYWFRLPAKRHTMDSEFDIKTIKSLPDVEIAYSYGNVSDTAYKALAQSGAKAIIHAGTGNGSVSSRVVPTLQALRKDGVQIIRSSHVNAGGFVLRNAEQPDDKNDWVVAHDLNPQKARILAMVALTKTNDSKELQRMFWEY
- a CDS encoding endonuclease, which translates into the protein MSVRCFAFLFMFIALGAQAAAPRTFSEAKKVAWKLYAPQSTEFYCGCKYTGNKVDLAACGYVPRKSAKRAARIEWEHIVPAWQIGHQRQCWQSGGRKNCTRYDPVYKKAEADLHNLVPSIGEVNGDRSNFSFGWLPVQTGQYGSCLTQVDFKAKKVMPRPSIRGMIARTYFYMSKQYGLRLSKQDRQLYEAWNKTYPVQTWERQRNQSVACVMGRGNEFVGPVDMKACG
- a CDS encoding DUF1654 domain-containing protein, producing the protein MLTVKYCMHVQLNKDNSVATPSASPDSFERMGLRVQKIINSPTAQKSKAALIFRLPDEPVDEWERLLEEIDENDNVTLAYRDDGGVQIFWVVPKED
- a CDS encoding siderophore-interacting protein; this encodes MANANPYKMFDAVLQRKQTLSPHMMRVTLAGPMVSEMATWAPDQRVKLFFPAADGSPARLAHSDDWLARYRSMPVAERPAMRTYTIRHLRAEQGEVDIDFVLHGETGPASRWAINAMPGESIQIRAPDRRFSAQDAGGFEWKPPQALKQLLLVADGTALPAALGILDELATMAQPPVTQAFFEIDSCEDALPVPEWPGLSVEWLIRDHADAGLLMVEAIQRADLPTSASKSCEVLELEEVNVDEEILWETSESANDGFYGWIAGETVAVMSLRKYLIQERGIPRESLNLMGYWRYNKVGS